A region from the Aegilops tauschii subsp. strangulata cultivar AL8/78 chromosome 5, Aet v6.0, whole genome shotgun sequence genome encodes:
- the LOC109769948 gene encoding probable protein S-acyltransferase 1 isoform X1 yields the protein MMVPSEAEPTSSPPQPKRLYQAWKGNNVFLCGGRLILGPDAASLLLSSFLVAGPAIVFCYQMQSKFFRSNGQPHMHRAALLIVIITTLVDLFFLFMTSARDPGIVPRNTRAPPPEADERNLPATPSMEWSVGGTPRMRFRRTKDVNVNGVTVKLKFCETCLRYRPPRSSHCSICNNCVQKFDHHCPWVGQCIGLRNYRYFFLFIATSTFLCISVLIFSWLNVHGEMQDNGGSIWKALRKEVYSFVLIIYTSIVVWFVGGLTVLHLYLISTNQTTYENFRYNYDKKDNPYRKSITKNFAEVFFTKIPPPLNDFRSHVGEGALEAGFYTPYIGLDVTNTREKIDTDMREKEVLVGGIQIPTVLQNIDYGSFEDGFYDKNRNNGNKTVAFAPAWAQKGSEDAGTSAAATTACKEETSEDDAKEITNSNTSSARTSTEANTISEDEIVQDDAKESNTPDRSPAQSLKDMS from the exons ATGATGGTGCCGTCGGAGGCTGAGccgacgtcgtcgccgccgcAGCCCAAGCGGCTCTACCAGGCCTGGAAAGGAAACAAC GTATTCCTGTGCGGCGGACGGCTTATACTCGGGCCGGACGCAGCCTCCCTGCTGCTGTCATCGTTCCTCGTCGCCGGCCCAGCCATCGTCTTCTGCTACCAGATGCAGTCCAAGTTCTTCCGCTCCAACGGGCAACCACACATGCACCGGGCTGCGCTACTGATTGTTATCATCACAACACTAGTG GACCTGTTCTTCCTGTTCATGACATCGGCCAGGGACCCAGGAATAGTGCCACGGAACACAAGAGCCCCGCCGCCTGAAGCTGATGAACGGAACCTCCCCGCCACGCCATCTATGGAGTGGAGCGTCGGGGGCACCCCGCGGATGAGGTTTCGCCGGACCAAGGATGTCAACGTGAATGGCGTCACGGTGAAACTCAAGTTTTGCGAGACCTGCCTCAGGTACCGCCCACCACGATCCTCGCACTGCTCCATCTGCAACAACTGCGTCCAGAAGTTTGACCACCACTGCCCATGGGTTGGCCAGTGCATTGGACTC AGAAACTATCGCTACTTCTTTCTATTCATCGCCACATCGACATTCCTGTGCATATCCGTCTTAATCTTTTCATGGTTGAATGTCCACGGCGAAATGCAAGACAACGGCGGCTCTATCTGGAAGGCCTTGCGCAAGGAAGTCTATTCTTTTGTTCTAATCATCTACACTTCAATTGTTGTATGGTTCGTCGGTGGCCTAACAGTACTGCATCTCTATCTGATCAGTACTAATCAG ACAACATACGAAAACTTCAGATACAATTATGACAAGAAGGATAACCCTTACCGAAAGAGCATTACAAAAAACTTTGCCGAAGTGTTCTTCACCAAGATCCCTCCTCCACTGAACGACTTTCGATCACATGTAGGTGAGGGTGCACTGGAAGCTGGGTTCTACACTCCATATATTGGGTTGGATGTGACCAATACAAGGGAAAAGATTGATACAGATATGAGAGAGAAAGAAGTACTCGTAGGGGGGATACAGATTCCAACAGTATTGCAGAATATAGACTATGGTTCCTTTGAAGATGGTTTTTATGACAAGAACAGGAACAATGGCAACAAAACAGTGGCTTTTGCTCCAGCTTGGGCACAAAAAGGAAGTGAAGATGCTGGAACATCTGCAGCAGCTACCACAGCATGCAAGGAAGAAACTAGTGAGGACGATGCTAAGGAAATTACTAATTCAAATACAAGTTCCGCACGGACATCTACAGAAGCTAACACGATATCTGAGGATGAAATAGTTCAGGACGATGCTAAAGAAAGTAACACCCCAGATAGAAGTCCCGCCCAGTCATTGAAAGACATGAGCTGA
- the LOC109769948 gene encoding probable protein S-acyltransferase 4 isoform X2, whose product MQSKFFRSNGQPHMHRAALLIVIITTLVDLFFLFMTSARDPGIVPRNTRAPPPEADERNLPATPSMEWSVGGTPRMRFRRTKDVNVNGVTVKLKFCETCLRYRPPRSSHCSICNNCVQKFDHHCPWVGQCIGLRNYRYFFLFIATSTFLCISVLIFSWLNVHGEMQDNGGSIWKALRKEVYSFVLIIYTSIVVWFVGGLTVLHLYLISTNQTTYENFRYNYDKKDNPYRKSITKNFAEVFFTKIPPPLNDFRSHVGEGALEAGFYTPYIGLDVTNTREKIDTDMREKEVLVGGIQIPTVLQNIDYGSFEDGFYDKNRNNGNKTVAFAPAWAQKGSEDAGTSAAATTACKEETSEDDAKEITNSNTSSARTSTEANTISEDEIVQDDAKESNTPDRSPAQSLKDMS is encoded by the exons ATGCAGTCCAAGTTCTTCCGCTCCAACGGGCAACCACACATGCACCGGGCTGCGCTACTGATTGTTATCATCACAACACTAGTG GACCTGTTCTTCCTGTTCATGACATCGGCCAGGGACCCAGGAATAGTGCCACGGAACACAAGAGCCCCGCCGCCTGAAGCTGATGAACGGAACCTCCCCGCCACGCCATCTATGGAGTGGAGCGTCGGGGGCACCCCGCGGATGAGGTTTCGCCGGACCAAGGATGTCAACGTGAATGGCGTCACGGTGAAACTCAAGTTTTGCGAGACCTGCCTCAGGTACCGCCCACCACGATCCTCGCACTGCTCCATCTGCAACAACTGCGTCCAGAAGTTTGACCACCACTGCCCATGGGTTGGCCAGTGCATTGGACTC AGAAACTATCGCTACTTCTTTCTATTCATCGCCACATCGACATTCCTGTGCATATCCGTCTTAATCTTTTCATGGTTGAATGTCCACGGCGAAATGCAAGACAACGGCGGCTCTATCTGGAAGGCCTTGCGCAAGGAAGTCTATTCTTTTGTTCTAATCATCTACACTTCAATTGTTGTATGGTTCGTCGGTGGCCTAACAGTACTGCATCTCTATCTGATCAGTACTAATCAG ACAACATACGAAAACTTCAGATACAATTATGACAAGAAGGATAACCCTTACCGAAAGAGCATTACAAAAAACTTTGCCGAAGTGTTCTTCACCAAGATCCCTCCTCCACTGAACGACTTTCGATCACATGTAGGTGAGGGTGCACTGGAAGCTGGGTTCTACACTCCATATATTGGGTTGGATGTGACCAATACAAGGGAAAAGATTGATACAGATATGAGAGAGAAAGAAGTACTCGTAGGGGGGATACAGATTCCAACAGTATTGCAGAATATAGACTATGGTTCCTTTGAAGATGGTTTTTATGACAAGAACAGGAACAATGGCAACAAAACAGTGGCTTTTGCTCCAGCTTGGGCACAAAAAGGAAGTGAAGATGCTGGAACATCTGCAGCAGCTACCACAGCATGCAAGGAAGAAACTAGTGAGGACGATGCTAAGGAAATTACTAATTCAAATACAAGTTCCGCACGGACATCTACAGAAGCTAACACGATATCTGAGGATGAAATAGTTCAGGACGATGCTAAAGAAAGTAACACCCCAGATAGAAGTCCCGCCCAGTCATTGAAAGACATGAGCTGA
- the LOC109769952 gene encoding uncharacterized protein, which produces MAGTAAAYRRVMKAVQKHVGGGADKKHFREFVAAEFRSPAGTEADARARLRLAGDYAYHLTSIQHQKELLFSYNIAVDRSDEMKKILNKSAASVGLQLPDVYQP; this is translated from the exons ATGGCGGGCACCGCAGCCGCGTACCGGAGGGTCATGAAGGCAGTGCAGAAGCACGTCGGCGGGGGCGCCGATAAGAAGCACTTCCGCGAGTTCGTGGCCGCCGAGTTCCGCAGCCCGGCCGGCACGGAGGCCGACGCCAGAGCGAGACTGCGGCTCGCCGGGGACTACGCCTACCATCTCACAAGCATCCAACACCAGAAG GAACTGCTATTCTCGTACAATATAGCCGTGGATCGATCTGATGAAATGAAGAAGATATTGAACAAATCTGCTGCCAGTGTAGGCCTTCAGCTTCCAGATGTCTACCAGCCTTGA
- the LOC109769947 gene encoding uncharacterized protein: MASTPPPRDLARLDPAAPPTRDLAGLALAAERSRRPRPRHGSHAATPSGQSPDRRGSSSSACKDFLRKFVDNELLTASLEDWFSGDSEDCGFRKPAFDVPFDLAELQNFDYALEGVTFQQLVRMPNALHASTSDVFEATAHLALEDFLHAGIKGLWEAFWGPEEAMPFSVACIHSTSSRFYPAEKAIGSGKLDGVCATAVLLKNSKHSQGRWDHIVVLALLRPDIGMVSVQSDQHLSPAVLGEALFFALRVLLSRSLSRSSTVLRNSDSVYVLLVDSQFGGVVNVQGDLNKLNFDLNNVYECAAEWIKKDAKITVSSVDRVWNKLGNANWGDIGTLQVLLAVYHSMVQFCGAPKYSLDELATEHSSRLQSRRSERHLVDRQSNGNGLFRFQQRSHSPEIVEVQEEGTVDVKPDEILKLEIGSIVFMEDSNCQKGFQINDIRTESEPPIYGAVPVEEPTKSYLLYVGSSPSHLEPAWEDMNSWYQVQRQTKVLTLMKQRDISSRYIPQMVASGRVGHPGPCNKPNSSGSCGHPLCSTPILVTSPVGETISNLIRNGLFGVEEALRCCHDCLSALAAASSAGIRHGDIRPENVIRVSNGSRQPHFVLIGWGHAILEDRDRPLMNLFFSSTFALQEGKLCAASDAESLIYLLYFSCGGVCPELDSVEGALQWRETSWSRRVIQQKLGDVAAVLKAFADYVDSLCGTPYPMDYEIWLRRFRRTINEDHGKEVDTSS; this comes from the exons ATGGCATCGACCCCGCCGCCGCGAGATCTCGCGCGCCtcgaccccgccgccccgcccacGCGAGATCTCGCCGGTCTCGCCCTGGCCGCCGAAAGATCTCGCCGGCCCCGCCCTCGCCACGGCTCTCACGCGGCCACGCCGTCAG GCCAGTCGCCTGACCGGCGCGGTTCATCATCATCCGCCTGTAAAGACTTCCTCCGGAAGTTCGTGGACAACGAGCTTCTGACGGCAAGCCTAGAGGATTGGTTTTCTGGGGACAGCGAGGACTGCGGTTTCCGGAAGCCGGCTTTCGATGTTCCTTTTGACCTTGCCGAGCTGCAGAATTTTGACTATGCTCTGGAAGGTGTTACTTTTCAGCAGCTAGTGCGGATGCCCAACGCTCTTCATGCGTCCACATCGGATGTTTTTGAAGCTACTGCGCACCTTGCCCTGGAGGATTTTCTGCACGCTGGCATCAAGGGACTCTGGGAAGCTTTCTGGGGTCCTGAGGAAGCTATGCCTTTCTCTGTTGCTTGCATACACAGCACGAGCTCCAGATTTTACCCTGCCGAGAAGGCTATTGGCAGCGGAAAACTCGATGGTGTCTGTGCGACAGCTGTGCTGCTCAAGAATTCAAAGCATTCGCAAGGGAGATGGGATCATATTGTTGTGTTGGCTTTGTTGAGACCTGATATTGGAATGGTTTCTGTGCAGAGTGACCAGCATCTGTCTCCTGCTGTCCTGGGGGAGGCGCTATTCTTTGCACTTCGTGTATTGCTTTCTCGGAGCCTCAGCAGGTCCTCCACTGTCCTTCGAAATTCAGATTCTGTTTACGTGCTCCTCGTAGACTCACAGTTTGGAGGAGTGGTCAATGTCCAAGGCGATCTGAACAAGCTAAACTTTGATTTGAACAATGTTTATGAGTGTGCTGCTgaatggataaaaaaggatgcCAAAATTACAgtttcttccgttgaccgggtatGGAATAAACTTGGGAATGCTAACTGGGGAGACATTGGGACCCTTCAAGTTCTCCTTGCAGTTTACCACTCAATGGTCCAATTCTGCGGAGCACCAAAGTATTCTCTCGATGAACTGGCCACAGAGCATAGTTCCAGGCTACAGAGTCGAAGATCGGAGAGACACTTGGTCGACAGACAATCCAATGGAAACGGTCTGTTTCGGTTCCAGCAGCGAAGTCATTCTCCTGAAATTGTTGAAGTGCAGGAGGAAGGCACTGTAGATGTAAAACCAGATGAAATCTTGAAGCTTGAGATAGGGTCCATTGTCTTCATGGAAGATTCTAACTGCCAGAAGGGTTTTCAAATCAATGATATTCGAACAGAAAGTGAGCCTCCTATTTATGGTGCTGTTCCTGTGGAAGAGCCTACCAAATCCTATTTGCTGTATGTAGGTTCCAGTCCTTCTCATCTGGAGCCAGCATGGGAGGATATGAATTCCTGGTACCAAGTTCAAAGACAGACGAAAGTACTGACCTTGATGAAGCAAAGGGACATTTCTAGCAGATACATACCACAGATGGTAGCTTCTGGACGTGTAGGCCATCCAGGCCCGTGCAACAAGCCGAACTCCAGTGGGAGTTGTGGTCATCCACTGTGCAGCACTCCAATCCTTGTCACCTCACCAGTTGGGGAGACCATTTCAAATCTGATACGGAACGGATTGTTTGGTGTTGAGGAGGCTCTGAGATGTTGCCATGACTGTTTATCTGCTCTTGCTGCTGCATCATCTGCGGGAATCCGTCACGGTGATATCCGGCCAGAAAATGTGATCCGTGTCAGCAATGGTTCAAGGCAACCACATTTTGTACTTATTGGATGGGGTCATGCTATCCTAGAAGATAGGGATCGACCTTTGATGAATCTATTCTTTTCATCTACTTTTGCTCTTCAGGAAGGGAAGCTATGTGCCGCATCTGATGCTGAAAGTTTAATATACCTTTTATATTTCTCGTGTGGTGGAGTCTGCCCAGAGCTTGACTCGGTTGAAGGTGCACTTCAATGGAGAGAGACATCATGGTCAAGGAGAGTTATACAACAGAAGTTGGGTGATGTTGCAGCAGTTTTGAAAGCATTTGCAGATTATGTTGACAGCCTTTGTGGGACCCCGTACCCAATGGACTATGAAATATGGTTACGAAGGTTCCGAAGAACAATAAATGAAGATCATGGGAAGGAGGTTGACACATCAAGTTAG